Within Bombus vancouverensis nearcticus chromosome 18, iyBomVanc1_principal, whole genome shotgun sequence, the genomic segment ggtgacaattggtcgccgaacgtagccacgctcacgagataagcgttttgcctaacggaggtctggagtagttgtatgggttttccgagaagtgagattgtggcggcatgcggcctcgagagcgggcctagccacgtgtgaggttacgtcggaggtgccgatacaatgggacatacattgtatcaataatcaaactccaagcagaaactgcctagcaacggcgttcggaactttctcgatgcttctaacgagtgcgtataaaatttcagacgaggccggcattcgtgcgattgccttggagagtgacacctcgagcattttcgtcaatcgtattttgtgcctaagattatttttacgcttagtaaagagttatctcgttggccgtggattcgtttgaacccaacaaacacattgttaatagtgtacattaaatacattattcgtaaatcatattattcattaatcttactattcgttaagcttattattcattagacttattatctgttaaacttaattattcgtataatttattatttattaacttcattgttcatcaaatttattattcattagacttaattatttgttaagctttgtgatagtcttgtatatacgcgtacatattgtcacgtccggcgctccgcacgcgccgtaacgagaacaagaaaactatcccatgcaaaacgcgcgaataaagatttgaatgcacaaacgaacacacggcgctacgaaactaaaggaaggattaacaaggcgagggcaactaataaatccaatcagtataaaaagaaataataaatgaaaccagccaacggattgaacgagttacgaaccaaacaaataaaccgggaaataagaataactacaaaaggggaaataattgaaacaccagatatacatgtatatataaatatattttaatcaatcaacttggagagttacatataaatataaacatatatgctagacatgtaatgaactagtaaatactagagttaatgcttataatactatgcaacaaatacaatattatcaatttatgaaatataagtatatacgaagttaagacttaataatcaaacgaatacataaaacatacaatattgtattattaaagaaataaaagttacattgtcagaaacatatatatatgtgtgcgcattctattaaacagatacatacttgaaactagcctacattccggtaaagaattataaaataagaactacattacgaaacatgcatgtctgtatatatacatatataaattatattaatgtatgctctttctacattattgattcaaatcaacaatctaagatacatacttaaaactagcctacgttccggtaaagagttataaaataagaactacgctacgaaacatgcatgtctctatacaaacatataaaaatctatattctaaactactactaatctatgtgcattctacaatctaagatacatatttaaaactagcctacatgccggtaaaacattataaaataagaatttgattatgaaacatgcatgtctctatataaacatataaataatctatttttctaaactaaaactactattaataatctacaaaagaaatagaacacacaacgcaacacttgggactaagcgacaacctgtcgatagcccaaacgctcaaaataattaacaccgcaacgattcgaggaattgcatacagaaattctatcatcaaacacaattatgtaaacacacattaaacgcacaataatctagaaacaaaaccttcaatactatgttgtcacaatacaagatatatatgtatatatgaaatcaaatgattgacacataacctcaaatacacaacactatatcactaaagaatctgaatgaaaatcactttgccagaaatatatacatatatacgtgtgcgtgttctatcttattaaaagaaattaatataaaacaaataattaacatttcatttcgtatgaacactatacgggcaagagaaataggcatataaatacgtatatacatatatatatatgtacgtgtgagtgcatatgttttgtattatcgaatgctctataaaataaactactcgaaacaataaataacgcgatcaaagaattacaaaacattagctatactgaagtaacacacaacataaacatatatatatatacgtatattcacacgagatatactactgtcactttaaaataatgttaataaataaatgttctgattgcggtagaataaggaaaaacgagcgacagacgaaaatttacttcgatatcaaacaaaactaaagacccgccactaaaactttactgatgacatttatgagcagccatgttggatttatacgcgtcatggcgacaggaatattagggattaatggaagtcaggcgccagaaacaaatcatgaaaacacattgttaacacttttctttaataaattttgtgcgcaactacaaatgtataaaaaaaatatatatatatatatatatataaaaggggggcaatataaaaataaaaaaataatatatataataaataataacaaacgtaaataacctaacactatcagatttaaaatatatatatatattgaacacaaaacaaaatatatcaaaaattaataacaataaggaacatcaaacagcgaaccaacgaaattgaagcagctacactaaatcaaaatcgaaacaaggagctccgggataaagttcgctgaactcacgcatacaccaatagcgcacaacaggggaaattccctttctcccagaagcatggtgacgaagatgcgcctccaaaacctcttcgggaatttcattcgcaaaacgaactttcacgcaacgatcagtatcaacgatttcaaccagagggggttccctctccaatatgACGGTCTCCGCATcaaagaaattctcgtcgaaagtaaccaaatcgtcaaagcccaatttcgacacagtctcggcaccaatgttaaacagttcctccaaccactccgATACTCGTGGTCTATCACAGGGTCGCGTGCGTTTGAtgggtcctcccgagtcgcccatgggttcttcggaatccctctttcgcttgggctgagaacaacacggtatattttaaataaaacgagacaggacgaatcaagcgaactaaaacaagactaaatacgtaccaaggaagtctggaaaggaacctctgatggaaacgactcagcaaacatggttcgaacgtcgatcaccgaagcctagggaaatagcaaaaaaaggaaaaacaatcaaaattacaaaacaatcataatatgcaaacatccaaacttacgcaaaacaattCGAAGGAGAAGGCctttgttatgggagagcagcggagttgcgcgtgttgcccgagcaaactttgaaataataatgatgctgcagccaccagcccttccatGCGCCGAAgaaaacaccggtaattcccgcggtacagcacgtggaagtttctcgcggaaaggattagatcagcgtggaatgcttcaaatctcctagacgctagctcagcagaaacacaggactgatagaaaactaagttgaaatatggaacttacattttgtcacgtacgattccgagAAGCccaaaactgcaacatcccgattcccacggaagcgtacccccagcggaccaccaccccgtgggggatggcattataaataagcatagcaacatagcgcagcgttcattagtttgttcataaatcttgcgatcgtttgttattacggctcatcATTCTTTGCGCCCATTACTGCGTTTAgaatttgtataagtatttttgcgtttcggggtctttagtttttcggtaaagaaaaaggagtcgcgattaaataaaagaaaattttaagtcctcattacggtattaattcagttagcgagttaCTCAATTTGTATCGAAATAGCTTAATAAAGTAAAGGCTGGTAAAAaccctatattcgagattaaataataaacccaacaaacctcgtcgatcaccgaaacacctggagtaatggcacccgatagcaccttttcctcaaggtaagagaattaattttaaaaactttcttcttctctggtaatctcgttgtcctcgagaattgaattaaaaacctcctatcatcgatttcattcattttcgcgaacggttttaaagatagaaacattgcttaaattttaaacaaaggtgttgtccgttgtgtcggcttgtgcgaacggtgttttcagctactgaaacatcctctgatcttcgcattcctcctcccattgttggtaaaatattacccgtctttgggcaaggcttgcgaaatcacacgagttccacgcagagaggatcgttagaatcatcctcgttaattaaactcaaaaggcaagaagatcgtggCGACAGACTTCATCgtggtaaatgaattgagtttcggtcctaacgacaaactactacggcggaattaaaagagaagaagaagtcgaacgtaaaaataaatttatataaaacaacgaacaatctcatattcctatctaatccagcaacgctaaaatataaatatccagctaataaaatatatatatatataataacctaagcaattctacgtcaaaataaaaatccgttcaacgaggaaaaatattcattgtacccagctttaatcctctcccgcgcGAGTACCCCTGCGCATAGcaagttagccgaaaagtgaaattcgtttaccagttgcattaagcgtcagttaacgctaccctttaaacgcaaaagaaaataataaaaacaaaatattttgaaatagtctttagactatttctggtggcagcaactatcgtattaattaattacctaaatcggaattaaatacacaataatatcatttcaacttatttcccttcagattacatacaaactcaaactataaaaaaaaaaatttttcagtaaaatttaaacttaagatttgatcgatttaaacaaacaaattaatacgtaacatttggagtagtaaatttttggtggcagcggtgggatccgcttcacggaggattaaagttggtttaaacgatttGACACGCTCCATAgtagattaaagttgtcacacttgttaataaaatatatatttaaaaaacaatggcgactgtagtggaatcgtttgacgaagaaatggttttgacattgtcggaaaagcttaaagcatgggatgcgaactttcgcgatatgagtgcaaaactcgccgaattacaaagcggattattcgaacttaaaacgaaacaggaaccTCAAACACCCAAATCGCCGCCGACAGCGCAACAGGAAACGGTCCAGACAGGTGGACATACCCAggcaattaagctaaaagacgcgatcgaatcggtgccagtgtttgacggatatcgaccatcggtattccattttttaagagcttgtgagcgcgcgcgaaatatgattcccagatatcaagaacctcaattggtaaaattgttagtaaataagcttcgtggacacgcgttcctcgccatcgaagacacggaattaatgagtttaaatgatttcggaaacaaattaaaggatctattcggcccaaagaaatctcttaatgaatataagggagaattaggaacgatatttcaacgacccggggaagatatattagattatatggatcgcgttagaaatcttagattagcaataatggacggagaaagaggcgactacggcatcatatcccccgacgtacaagatactatagattgggaaacgagagaagctttcgttaaaggacttccgaacgaggtatatgtacgagtaaaaatagcagggtaccatactttagaagatgcgtatcgtcaagccgttaaagcaacacacgaattgagacaaataaccgacagaacgcgaccccatcgaccgacaccctcgaactattacagacgcaaTAACGCACGTCCCTCGAACACTAataacaatatcagaaacaaccgccaagatcgaagatcagtacctccatcgcagaattttccgaatactaatagacaaaatatcatgtgtaactattgtaaaaaacccggacatttagtgaaggactgttacaaatttaaagcccgagtagacgccggattaatcgtaccctacgcttcgagaccgtcgggaaaccaaacacgtccttcgggagaatggggcgagccacgagggaacgatacgccgaatcgcccgagAGTACAAGCGGCAATCAGGACGAGGGCAGCCACCCACGCGAGATcaattccaccacccataacgagagacggagcgaacgcaatgccgactataagatcgaacgaacagccactaaatactgtgggggagtcatcccacaaccaaacaaggccacagacagagaatccagaatctcaagacaaaagggaaagagcgaagcacaagcaaccggcgaaggaaaatcatcaagagttgaattcagattcggaaggcgacctctccgaattatttcagtaaaatttaacgattctccaacgaccccaactgcacgaatagtttccccaaatctaaaaaccaagacgagtttattgttagactctggatcggaaatcaatattatcaagaaacctgctttacccgattcagccatcatcgacgagaaagaatcaattgaagtgcgaggaattacggcaacgagcctggtctccctagggcagacggtaatacaggtcgcgggccatccggttatttttcacgtagtcgatgattcattactaatcgatcaagacggaatcttaggatccgaattttttgcaggttgcaaagctcgtttagattatgaagaaaaacatatcaaatggggaaatatttatattcccttcgacactaaggagaaaataattataccgaagcgaagttcaataacgtgttcaattaatatcgctaatccagagataaaagagggatttattccaagaatcgagccgagcaagggaatctatttcggaaatgcagttgtgaggaatcataaaggaaaaggctatataagagtaataaatactacttcaagagattacgaatttacaacaccgacgatggtaattaaggaatttgaaaatccctccccgcttcctaggacagcgtgtaatacagttttaaaatcgaaggaaagtagatacgaaaaaataaatgagttactacgactcgaacacttgaacgaagaagaaaaggaaaatgtaaaaaaattgattcgtaacaatcaagatagatttcatattccaagagatacattggaggcaactgaagttctggaacatagaataattaccacagataatataccaattaataccaaacagtatcgatatccgccaatacatcgagaagagataaatcgacagattcaagaattgctagatacggacgtagtggaaccatcaatatctccatataactccccgttatggattgtgcccaaaaaacccgattcgcaaggaaataaacgctggagattagttatcgattatagaaaattgaacgataaaacgattggcgatgccttcccattacccaacatcacagaaatattggatcaattaggaagtgcaaaatatttttccacgtttgacttagcatcaggctttcaccagatccgtatgtcgcaagaggacgcccacaaaacggcattttcgacaccatacggacattttcaattcaaaagaatgccctttggattaaaaaatgccccagcaacatttcaacgtttaatgaactcggtattatcgggtctgcaaggaatagaactattcgtctatctggatgacatagtgatttattccagatctctccaggaacacgaaattaaatttaataaattaatggaaagaccgaggacagccaaattacgattacaacccgataagtgtgaatttttacggcatgaggtgaattatttgggacatataattagtgaggatggcgtgaaacccgatccaaaaaaggtcgaagccgtatcaaaatttccacgaccaaagaaggcgaaaaatatcaaacaatttctgggactagcaggatattacagaagatttatacccgatttctccaaggtcgcgaaaccattgacacaactattaaagaaagatactcccttcaaatggacggaaaatcaagaagatgcattcaataatttaaaaacagcgttaatgacgaaacccattctacaatatccagacttttctaaaccttttaaccttaccacagacgcatcaggatatgcaataagcggtgtactgagtcaagggccaatcggaaaggatttgccgattgcgtatgcctcaagactattaaattccgccgaacaaaactactctactgtcacggtggtcgtgagaacgcaacgaaaggatggttatgcctcacataccttggtcagcaaaatgatggctaagcagtaatagaaactgacaagagtaccgctaaacaaaacgaactaatcgctaccctgattgaacaatttgaaagcctaactcacgagtttagaagctttagaaacagcaccgatcaaaacattaaaaacataaaagaatttgcggaaactagcgatagaaatcgctctaaagaaatacgcgatcttgcaaaaaccatggaaataaaatacgacaccgagactgaccagtcgcaaataaacgcccatttagaaaccgctgctgataacgtaacggatgacgaaactgacggaccgaacacgtcacaaagaccacgagccgcatctagccgcgccgcgattaaaccaataaacaactacaacgaagatcgagggctcgaggcagataaggccatacgaactgtcgagacactacgaggtcgagatgacgtaggcgttgaagatttcatcttatcggtccgcaaagcaagagctaggtgcaaggcaagtgacagagagctattattagatctcatactgatcgaaaagattaccgacaacgcgaaacgaaacatacgatatctaaaaatcaactcgttcgaagacttatattcatgcttaagacaacacgtattaacaccaacaactattagcaactgtagggacaaattaaagaatttaaaacaaggggcaacagaaagtgtacaatcttttaactccagattccgacaacagctaaacgaattaaattatgcagtccaaaacgaaaaccgcacaccaacagaacgacgcgtagctatagatattgaagaacgcgaagcacttaaaacatatttgctcaacttacgatacgagataggacagatggtggtatctagcgatccaaagaacctgaaccttgcccaacaactagcagctgatagagaacaatggttacgagaagcaaatcgtgttgccaaccgcccaaagaatcaatctcacaacattacattagtatccaagcgaactactaccgattcacagccacaaacttttgctcagctacctagccgaccattagacgaccgcatgaaaccgaagtgtccaaagtgtttacgaattggacacacagccgaaaaatgctactctcgaaattttccattcgccagccaaggaaagattccacctcgagtaaaccaaacaacggagaacccagaggaagcttacctcgagttaactgcaccaccaccggaagattactatcaatcgtactgcaacgaagagacggaggaagagccagattcctcatcgatacctcagcccaatacatcgaaggaaagcccacaacagtatgtttcatcaacactggtaagcaaatctgtcacattacaaacgaaatagagaaacccgataaactaagccaaattaataaattcgcacaaataatacgtaccaaacatattgatccagaacttcgagaaccccttgagaaaatcctcatcaattacttagacgtttttaatatggaaacagactcattaccatgtaccaacttgacagaacatacaatcacactcaagacagacaaacctataaacatcaaatcttatagaccgcccgaatgtcataaaaaggaaatcgagactcaaatcaacgacatgttaaacaaacaaatcatagaaccatcggacagtccatataacgcaccaatttgggtacttccaaaaaaattagatgcatcaggcaaacaaaaatggagaatcgttatagattttagaaaattaaacgagcaaacagaccaagacgcgtatcctttaccaaattcggacgaaatactcgagcacttaggcaaagctaaatttttctcggccctagacctctcgtcaggatttcaccagatacctatggagcaaaattccaaaaaatatactgcattctcaaccccacaaggtcacttccactataatcgcatgcccttcggccttaaaaacgcaccggcgacgtttcaacgtatgatggataccgcgctacgggggttaataggaaataactgtttcgtatacctggatgacattataatattcgggagcaccatccaagaacataaccgaaatctagccattatactagacagactacaaaatttaggattaaaaatacaaccggacaaatgcgaatttttgaaaccggaattagaatacttaggacacgtagtaacaaaggaaggagtaaaacctaatcccaaaaagattcaagccgtgaaagactttaaaacaccaaagaccgcgacccacataaagtcattcttagaactcgttggatactatagaaaatttatacgtaatttttctaaaatcgcaaaaccattgacagatctcacaaaaaaggacactccattctactggaccgatagacaacaacttgcatttgacacactaaaacaaaaactctgcgaagcccctgtactacaatatccagactttgacaaaacattcacattaacaacaaacgcaagtaacgaagggttaggagcaatactctcccaagacggacatccatgctgttatatatcccgaactttgaaccctcctgaaaagaattattccacaaccgagaaagagttattagcaatagtatggtcaatcaaaagactaagacaatacctacttggtagaaaatttaaaattcaaagcgatcatcaagccttgaaatggttaaagaatgttaaagacccctcatcgagactcatgcgatggcgtttgagactcgaggagtacgattatgaaatcgaatacaaaaaaggaaaaaatacagctgcagatgctctatcccgattgtatcctatcactaatgaagaaatccaacccaatgtagaaaacccggactattatgacgagtatatagactggaaaatcaatatcaccccagctccgataacccaaaaacctaacagaccacactttaaacaaattacaaagaccgaactgggagactttaacgaacagcattggttgcgtcaattaaccaaacactttattaaacaccgaaccggacgcttacaaataggaataaacgacaatagcttcagcacgttagaaaaggtaaatattcaactcatgctaaggtttctaacaactagattccctcaaattaaattaatatttggacaagatccgccagtagactacgataacgaacaaaaacaaacgatactacgcgaaaatcataacgaattagtaggacacttaggtatacaccgcaccgtgaaacgaatacaagagcaccatcactggacaaacctagaacaaggcgttacagaattcatacaaaactgcgaaacctgccaacgagaaaagctaaatcgtatcagggccaaggaacaacctatgataactgacacaccgcttaatcctaatgacaaaatcgcaatggacatattcggacctctcaccaaaaccaaacggggcaatcagtttatcctgtctatccaagatcaattaaccaaatatctcatcctcatacccttaaaagaccaaacagccaactcaatcattaacgaacttttggatcactatgtgtacatattttccgcaccaaaaagtattctgacggacatgggacgaaatttcgtatgtaaattgatggacacatttgaaagggctttcaaaatccgacacataaaaaccacttctttccatccacaatctaacggatcccttgaacgaacgcatgccgtagtaaaggaccttattcgaacttgtacgaccgaccgacagaacgactgggatgaaaacttaaaattaatatgcatgggatataatacttcagtacacgagacgaccggacataccccattcgaactaacatttggacgacaagctaacatgccatcctcaatatcaaccactcctagcctaaccagagaacaattgtttaacctctggaaaaatcgacacaacgcctatatagctaaagcaagacgagttaccgaatctaacaaaaagcgataccagagggatcaaatgcgaaaaattattaaaacacagacgatattccgagtaaaagataaagtatgggtacataacgatcacaaaactaacaagctagaccacgaatggctagg encodes:
- the LOC143304061 gene encoding uncharacterized protein LOC143304061; amino-acid sequence: MEGLVAAASLLFQSLLGQHAQLRCSPITKAFSFELFCASVIDVRTMFAESFPSEVPFQTSLPKRKRDSEEPMGDSGGPIKRTRPCDRPRVSEWLEELFNIGAETVSKLGFDDLVTFDENFFDAETVILEREPPLVEIVDTDRCVKVRFANEIPEEVLEAHLRHHASGRKGISPVVRYWCMREFSELYPGAPCFDFDLV